GAAAGTGCTTAAGAATGTacactttaagaaaaaagaaaagaaaaaaaaaaaggcttgcaCCCCATGTTCCTCACATTCATTTTATCTCTTCAATAAGCAAGATTAGatttttcaggctttttttttttttttgtaagaaaactcaaagaaacaaagcaaattcTTCCTCTTCAGAAACAGCCActggtgtgtgtatatattacAACCTGCTTCGATACTATttacaaataatacaaaaagaacaacagtAAAAGCTGTGTCTCATCTGTCCCCTTGTCTCTAATACCAGTCCAATCACATCATTGACTTTGCAGCTCAACATAAGAGCCAAAAAGAATATCAACAGAGTCAATAGAGAGTCCAGCTCAGTGAGTCCCAGTTCACTAAGAGTCAACCAGATGCTGACCGACAGAAGCAGGAAATGGATTCGTTGCCACCTACGTGCGAGTGATTTTGTGTCTGCCTGGAGCCAACTAGTGTCCAATCTCACAGACAAACTGGTCCTACTGGACTCTGTACTTGTAAAACCAGCAGAGACCCCGGGTGAAGTTCCAGCCCAGGGACACGGAGAGGACGTAGATTAGGCCGAGCAAAGCGAAGGGGTAGAGCAGCACCACAGTGTTCTTCAGGAAGGGTAGAACTGTGTCGATAACACaggacaaacacagagcagatacTTAACATCACAGATCTATAAAATCACAGTGAAATGTACACTACATCTACATGAACGAGTCTTTCAGCAATTATCGTTATTATGAATTACtgtactgattttttttctcaaataatcAGTGAAATGTTTGGACACTAAACACATAATTTCCTGAAAGCCATGCTGATCTTTTCCAATAGCCGCCCACAATGACAGTCTCTAGGATGATCAATGTACTATcaaataagaataagaaaataagcAAACCCTCGTGTATTTTTGAATAACGCAAAAAAGAATGATGATGAACAGGTTTATGATGCTTACACTATACTCTTCACAGATGAGCACCAGTTTCGCATTACTTCAACATCACCACTACTACGCTTTTATGTAAAAGATGTTCATTCCAACTGATTTTCTTAATTGCAATTTCAAGATTGGATTACTGACTTTTAGATTTGTGGTCAGTTACTGAAAAGCCAAATCAGAAAGTGTCTCTGAGGAATTAGTTATCCTAGTCGGTCCTTAAATGATTTGTTGAAATTCTGAATTACTTGCTGCATGAGctttttttcaaagctttttcctttttgctttgTCACTCCAATGTACGTTAAAATTTCCTAATAAAATGACCTCACTCTTAGCATCACATTCCTTTAGAAGGTTGTTCaatttctcattaaaaaacagTTGCTGTGGACAGTGGTCAAAATCATAGTCAATGACATTGGGGCTGAGAGATTTAAATTGACAACAATACATTCCAAGTCATTAACACAGGACAGCTGAATTTTGGCAGTTTTTACTGTCCTTCACATAAATTAATACACCGCCACTCCGATCATCCATTTTGCTTCATCTGAATATACTGTGGCTGGAAAGTTTTCGTGCAACCTTAAGCAAGGAATTCCAAATGTGTTACATACAGAAGATGTTACAGGTGATCACTTTTAGGAATAGCCCTTCGGATATATAAATGTCCACCTAATAATCTGCTTGGTTTGGCAAGATAATCTCAGCGAGGAAAACAGTTCTGAGAAGTTTAACACTGCGGTGTTGCACAGTCGCAGGAAATTTACTTAATTATCCGCTTTCCATATCCTTGATTACTAATTGTCAGGTATCAGCGGTCGACTCCGAGCAAAAAAATTTGAAAACGATGAGCGCATTTAAACGTGAACAGGACTTACCATTGTACCCTAAGAATGTGATGTAGAGATAATAACTGATGGCGATCAGCCACATAGTGTTCCCAACAAAGTATCCCAGGAACCACTCTGAGTTTATCACCACAATATCTGAAacgcacaaaacaaaactgtaggTGAGGTGAAACAGGCGTAATTGAGACAGCGTTAATTCTGCGCCTGATGTCATTTGGACTATGAGATCATGGAGTGTTGAATCATCTATATAATAGCAAACAATAACAGCCATACTctccaaataaaaatgatcacaaattttcaaataaaagttctgtgtcttttaatttcattaccAATTATCTCTTAAATTGTCAACTACAAATACTATTAATCATTGACTGTTGGACTGACATTATAACAACAGAACTTTTTTTAAGGcaagtaaataagtaaatgagACTCTGAAATATGAATTGAACACctaaaatgtacattaaaaaatgtacattaagcTCACAATTAGACCATTTTAAAGCAAGGCATTTGGCTTGACATAGAAAAATGCTTATGTGTTATAATAGTATGCGCTCAATCCAAAAATctgattgaaaataaaagttttaaacTAGCTGTTTAGATCTTTTCTCAAGACACTGTGCTGTTGCAGATCATGATTTGGACTGTAACTAATTTCCAACATTTTATGGTCCTTAATATTACGTACATGAGACTAAATTAGATGGTCATTGTTTGACCATTGTTTGGGTTTTCAGAGGCTTTAATGCCTTGATTTGGATATAGCATCTCAACACACTGATGTAAGTCACACAGTCTGGGTCTACTCACGGTTGATGAAAAAGAGTTGCAGGAAATGCAGGATGACTAGAAGAGGGTAGAAAGCGTTGAGGTGAACATCGAACGCGTAGCCCCACTCCACATCGAAGTTTCTGCTGGGATGTTTCAGCAGGTACTTGTTGGTGATAACCCTGAAGAGAAACCACAAGGAATATTGAATAGGTGAATCAAAGAAATGACCTTCTTATACACCATCTAACTTTCATttcttaaatcattttaatttgcagGCAAACCTTCTACTCACCACATA
This genomic interval from Acanthopagrus latus isolate v.2019 chromosome 24, fAcaLat1.1, whole genome shotgun sequence contains the following:
- the unc50 gene encoding protein unc-50 homolog, whose product is MLPTTSPQSNGALSSRDAARHTAGAKRYKYLRRLLHFKQMDFEFALWQMLYLFTSPQRVYRNFHYRKQTKDQWARDDPAFLVLLSVWLCVSTIGFGLVLDMGVLETLKLLLWVVFVDCIGVGLLISTLMWVITNKYLLKHPSRNFDVEWGYAFDVHLNAFYPLLVILHFLQLFFINHIVVINSEWFLGYFVGNTMWLIAISYYLYITFLGYNVLPFLKNTVVLLYPFALLGLIYVLSVSLGWNFTRGLCWFYKYRVQ